Proteins encoded by one window of Salvia splendens isolate huo1 chromosome 7, SspV2, whole genome shotgun sequence:
- the LOC121740936 gene encoding gibberellin 2-beta-dioxygenase 8-like has translation MRMSESADPPFEIAYKHLLENVPENVRLRNSLSTVEECELPLIDMQQLGLGEAERQECKKLIARASQEWGFFQVINDGASRNVLENMRSEQVKLMRKSFQEKKAYKDLNLSDGTYRWGAPLPTSLKQLSWSEAFHVQLSDILDSRRSHNTNRLRSSMEEFVFAICEVAKELAEILAEEMGRETDLFQEACLPESCYLRLNRYPPCPNYSHLMGLMPHTDTSFLTVLHQDNVGGLQLVKDGKWIAVKPNPDALIINIGDLFQAWSNNLYKSVEHRVVVANPVKERFSTAYFLCPPTETVIESGGVGGAVYRSFSFGEYKKQIELDVKNVGQKIGLPRFLLPTH, from the exons ATGAGAATGAGCGAATCAGCTGATCCACCGTTCGAGATAGCCTACAAGCATCTGCTGGAGAACGTACCCGAAAATGTGCGCCTGCGAAACAGTTTATCGACTGTGGAGGAGTGCGAGCTCCCCTTAATCGATATGCAGCAATTAGGCCTGGGAGAGGCGGAGAGACAGGAATGCAAGAAGCTCATTGCTCGGGCTTCCCAGGAATGGGGTTTCTTCCAGGTCATCAACGATGGAGCTTCTCGCAACGTGCTGGAGAATATGAGAAGCGAGCAAGTGAAGCTGATGAGAAAGTCGTTCCAAGAGAAGAAAGCCTACAAAGATCTGAACTTATCGGATGGAACTTATCGATGGGGCGCGCCTTTGCCTACTTCTCTTAAGCAGCTCTCCTGGTCCGAGGCCTTCCATGTCCAGTTGAGCGATATACTGGACTCCCGCCGCTCCCACAACACCAACCGCCTCag GTCAAGCATGGAGGAATTTGTGTTTGCCATTTGTGAAGTGGCGAAAGAGTTGGCGGAGATACTGGCGGAGGAAATGGGACGTGAGACGGATCTTTTCCAAGAAGCGTGCCTCCCGGAGAGCTGCTACCTCCGGTTGAACAGATACCCGCCTTGCCCAAACTACAGTCACTTGATGGGCTTGATGCCGCACACCGACACTTCCTTCCTCACTGTACTACACCAAGACAACGTCGGAGGGCTGCAGCTCGTCAAAGACGGAAAATGGATCGCCGTCAAACCCAATCCGGATGCCCTCATCATCAACATCGGCGATCTGTTTCAG GCATGGAGCAACAACTTGTACAAGAGCGTGGAGCATCGCGTAGTAGTAGCGAATCCGGTGAAGGAGAGGTTCTCCACGGCTTATTTCTTATGTCCGCCAACCGAGACCGTCATTGAGAGCGGCGGAGTTGGAGGAGCTGTTTACCGGAGTTTTAGCTTCGGAGAATACAAGAAGCAGATCGAGTTGGATGTTAAGAACGTTGGCCAGAAAATAGGGCTTCCGAGGTTCCTCTTACCCACTCATTAA